The following coding sequences are from one bacterium SCSIO 12741 window:
- a CDS encoding porin produces the protein MPSYWVIFVGKALMKNLTTLLLLGLALPLFSVAQTDSTQKSTGKFDYTFYIDAYYSYDFNRPYDHERSEFIYQYNQHNQFSINMAVANVNYKNGNLTANLGLNAGDFPQRNMGNERDLIRYLYQANISYKFFKKWEFTVGMFPSHLGFESALSYDNFVVSHSLASEWTPYYLAGAKIAFTPSKKWAFSFTGANAGQRVGSVPGINNKLLGLQATWTPNDKVLINYSNAYFSEQPDSLKRSIFYNNLYATFKLTKKLDLITGIDLGIQEEPNDSTFHTVAVATAIARYQFAKKWAVAGRFEFYNDPDNLVVPAATTGNAFVTSCSSLNLDYQPMDRLKIRLEGRYFSSEKPLFRDDTDFDPNSSTTVRYTNQDLNLLLSIQASF, from the coding sequence ATGCCCTCATATTGGGTTATATTCGTAGGAAAAGCCCTCATGAAGAACCTGACTACTTTGCTTTTATTGGGGTTAGCACTGCCCCTATTTTCTGTGGCGCAAACTGACTCCACCCAAAAATCAACCGGAAAATTTGACTACACCTTTTACATAGATGCTTATTACAGCTATGATTTCAACCGACCCTATGATCATGAGAGATCTGAATTTATTTACCAATACAACCAGCACAACCAGTTTAGCATCAACATGGCGGTAGCTAACGTCAACTACAAAAACGGAAACCTTACCGCCAATCTGGGATTAAATGCGGGAGATTTTCCTCAACGAAATATGGGTAACGAACGGGATCTCATCCGCTATTTGTACCAAGCCAACATCTCCTACAAATTCTTCAAGAAATGGGAATTTACGGTAGGAATGTTCCCCTCTCACCTCGGATTTGAGTCAGCCTTATCTTATGACAACTTTGTAGTGAGTCATAGCTTGGCCTCCGAGTGGACTCCTTACTACCTGGCCGGAGCCAAAATTGCCTTTACTCCTTCTAAAAAGTGGGCCTTTTCCTTCACCGGAGCGAATGCCGGACAGCGCGTAGGTTCGGTTCCCGGTATCAATAATAAATTACTCGGCCTACAAGCCACCTGGACTCCTAACGACAAGGTGCTGATCAACTACAGCAATGCCTACTTTAGCGAACAACCTGATTCCTTAAAACGCTCTATTTTCTACAACAATCTTTACGCAACCTTCAAGCTCACCAAAAAGCTGGACTTAATCACAGGAATTGACCTGGGGATTCAGGAAGAGCCAAATGATTCGACCTTCCACACGGTTGCCGTTGCAACGGCCATTGCCCGTTACCAATTTGCCAAAAAATGGGCCGTTGCCGGGCGATTTGAATTTTACAATGATCCCGACAACTTGGTTGTTCCTGCAGCTACCACAGGAAATGCTTTTGTTACTTCCTGTTCTTCTTTGAATCTGGATTACCAGCCAATGGATAGACTCAAAATTCGTTTGGAAGGACGGTACTTTTCTTCTGAAAAACCGCTATTCAGAGACGATACAGACTTTG
- a CDS encoding antibiotic biosynthesis monooxygenase, with protein sequence MIRRIVKMTFNPEKVEDFLAVFRESRDKIASQPGCTHLELFQVTDRPNIFMTYSYWEDESDLENYRHSDLFKSVWARTKIHFADRPEAWSVKVLD encoded by the coding sequence ATGATTCGTCGCATTGTAAAAATGACTTTTAACCCGGAAAAGGTGGAAGATTTTCTGGCCGTTTTTCGTGAATCCAGAGACAAAATTGCCTCCCAACCAGGTTGCACTCATTTGGAACTATTCCAGGTGACTGATCGACCTAACATTTTTATGACCTATAGTTATTGGGAAGACGAATCTGATTTGGAGAATTACCGGCATTCTGATTTGTTTAAATCGGTTTGGGCTCGGACCAAAATTCATTTCGCCGATCGCCCTGAAGCCTGGTCGGTTAAGGTGCTCGATTAA
- a CDS encoding T9SS type A sorting domain-containing protein has protein sequence MRIPGMGWLVALSFLSMPFLGKSQTLTPICGGSGSYNTPWVRITPDHDIQSDNVDENVGRTSKVYVDKVHDPSLNTVYVGTENSGLWKTTNYESANPNWECLTCASRLPGMGVLDIAINPDDADDILIATGIGLINEIGLLTYYGAGVMHSTDGGLTWNSTSIDYNVVNEPLVAQQVRYTGKIGANGKRHVIVASQNQLYLSTDGGDNYTLKYTNTSGTASYAGFFLDVEVHPNDPDKIYATTYHNRASDGTGTGSRFVVSDDGGNTWVDKTCQIPGVCDVDNNTKLERIDLSVTPADDDLVVLYAQHKNGAKFIWTTSNPTAASISWQAYEISNPDTKDEEDKKGSWYMNDIELSRTNPNLFYLGTVKLWKVDLTTATGSGTKNVAATAVQINYWKPHPDKRDILALIDLEGNERIYNAHDGGIGHWVFNGTSYTWYNKNGFGLSIQQFFGLGVSSKLGFEAAGAQDMGFFYRFREWDNIVFGDGYRAAIDEEGKSFYVGQNSTVYEYPINDASKSLGVSTAHFDRGRDFPMDIGADGRLFYAYKRPSDESPFPGNWLMIYDPSNGTGTRVQPKLGTHHVSSLRAAPSNSNVLYIGDLKREKSTAKLWKFTDTPSGWQREDLTSTLVNATHLAPKDLVQGFTAIAVAPDDENEIWIGLNQNTKPNSRKILYHADVTDASINWEEINNGLPNFPINHLEIDKINGIMYAATDVGVFVNLDPKSPTSNWECYNMNLPVVKVTDVQIDYCSRKLYASTYGRGIWVADLAIDHQVELHVTEIDEPTAPWGNREQLTDVVVKSGHTLTISGTVKMAKGRSIIVEQGAQLIVDGGTITSLCDLWSGIRVWGNPCLPQTTANQGKVRLINGAILSNAENAISTSKQNPDGSIDWANSGGAIVSIDNATFRNNARSIEFLRYPSVSNTCFQGTYPNRNVSRISNCTFETTEQIPGQLPNGQYRDYCAPAMVTLWDVNRVLFYNCTFRNTSPELFPYNLLSNRKGAGISSLGASYLVHYSTFENLSYGILDNNTANFTKGTRAENNTFTNVERALSVRGGRGDELRNNTVHYDPGFGWVDPADIDRHGIELYNSHYFNVWDNTVKTLPGGAFSGVQRGAYVVNTGHSFSVGTGDVYRNLYENMAIGIATEEDNAYLRIRCNDFNDNQVTDWMSNQFSPSGDPANQGSCLAGDLPGNEFKLVPMSSDKEHIEKPTSPWTITPFLNYEYDLNNTRAPQSSEVSTWVRLKSCASASATCPSKNRNGNGGYYGDIPMRKNDLQPLVLQLQNGDDPVVIGNINDPNYPTTALEMDINPLRPHLSDDMLIAMINRVPAFSDSYLKSVLVEHSGLSDTVYAALQSNPLPPAMMAEIDAEQAEISDRSLLENQIASHRSRLFEACGQVLMNFQDSLSYDSIQAFVIQHGDVVSDEYKIATAIELGQFTDAQNYLVQYLPTVPDEVDLKDFLQLKYDLVSQGKNWYEMDAAQLNTINTLAPKENLAGVYAKSVQILLGGDMYDIPTGNASGTPKRSPLSTIKTAKTSNHVWSIYPNPARSQVEISFDETLDETIDLMIYSSNGQVVHQEQLAAESSSTTIAVNDLKPGVYLITVRSESLNKNAKLVVE, from the coding sequence ATGAGAATACCTGGAATGGGGTGGCTTGTAGCCTTGAGCTTCCTCTCAATGCCATTTTTAGGCAAAAGTCAAACGTTGACCCCGATTTGTGGAGGGTCGGGCAGTTATAATACCCCTTGGGTTCGAATCACACCAGATCACGATATACAAAGTGATAATGTGGATGAAAATGTAGGACGAACCTCTAAGGTTTATGTGGATAAGGTTCATGATCCGAGCTTAAATACGGTTTACGTGGGTACCGAGAATTCGGGCCTTTGGAAAACCACAAATTACGAATCGGCGAATCCAAATTGGGAATGTCTTACCTGTGCATCCCGACTTCCAGGAATGGGGGTGCTTGATATTGCCATAAATCCGGATGATGCCGATGACATTCTTATTGCCACCGGTATAGGTCTAATCAATGAAATTGGGTTATTGACCTATTATGGCGCTGGTGTAATGCATAGTACTGATGGTGGATTAACCTGGAATTCAACCAGTATTGATTACAATGTGGTTAATGAACCCTTAGTCGCTCAGCAAGTAAGGTATACCGGAAAAATTGGTGCGAATGGCAAGCGACATGTAATTGTGGCTTCCCAAAATCAACTCTATTTGTCAACGGACGGCGGTGATAATTATACGCTTAAGTATACTAATACCAGTGGAACTGCGAGTTATGCCGGATTTTTTTTAGATGTCGAGGTGCATCCTAATGATCCAGATAAGATTTATGCAACTACCTATCACAACAGAGCTTCAGATGGAACTGGGACGGGATCACGGTTTGTAGTTTCCGATGATGGTGGTAATACCTGGGTAGACAAAACCTGTCAAATTCCAGGAGTATGTGACGTCGACAACAATACGAAGCTTGAAAGAATTGATTTGTCTGTTACTCCTGCAGATGACGATTTGGTTGTTCTTTATGCTCAACATAAAAATGGGGCGAAATTCATTTGGACAACATCCAATCCGACAGCCGCATCCATATCCTGGCAGGCCTATGAAATATCCAACCCTGATACTAAAGATGAGGAAGACAAGAAAGGGTCTTGGTATATGAATGATATTGAGCTTTCAAGAACCAACCCCAATCTATTTTACCTAGGAACTGTTAAGTTGTGGAAGGTTGATCTAACTACGGCTACCGGAAGTGGTACCAAGAATGTTGCCGCTACCGCCGTACAAATCAATTATTGGAAGCCTCACCCAGACAAAAGAGATATTCTGGCCCTAATTGATTTAGAGGGTAACGAGCGAATTTATAATGCCCATGATGGTGGAATCGGCCACTGGGTTTTCAATGGCACCAGTTATACTTGGTACAACAAAAATGGTTTTGGATTATCTATTCAGCAGTTCTTCGGCTTAGGCGTGTCTTCAAAACTCGGTTTCGAAGCTGCGGGAGCTCAGGACATGGGATTCTTCTATAGATTTCGAGAATGGGATAATATAGTTTTTGGTGATGGGTATCGAGCCGCCATTGACGAAGAAGGTAAAAGCTTTTATGTGGGACAAAATTCCACCGTTTATGAATATCCGATAAATGATGCCAGTAAATCTTTAGGTGTAAGCACTGCACACTTTGATCGAGGTAGAGATTTTCCGATGGATATAGGGGCTGATGGCAGGCTTTTTTATGCTTATAAACGTCCAAGTGATGAATCACCTTTCCCGGGTAATTGGTTGATGATTTATGATCCATCCAACGGGACAGGAACCCGGGTTCAACCGAAACTCGGAACTCATCATGTATCTTCACTTCGAGCGGCTCCAAGTAACTCTAATGTACTCTACATAGGGGACCTGAAGAGAGAGAAATCGACGGCTAAATTGTGGAAATTTACAGATACTCCATCCGGATGGCAGCGTGAAGATTTGACCAGCACCTTGGTTAATGCTACCCACCTTGCTCCTAAGGATTTGGTTCAGGGCTTTACAGCGATTGCCGTTGCTCCGGATGATGAGAATGAAATTTGGATTGGCTTAAACCAAAATACAAAACCAAACTCTCGTAAAATCTTGTACCATGCCGACGTAACTGACGCAAGCATAAATTGGGAAGAAATAAATAATGGTCTTCCTAATTTTCCAATTAACCATCTGGAAATCGATAAGATTAACGGAATCATGTATGCCGCAACTGATGTTGGGGTTTTCGTCAATTTGGATCCCAAATCACCTACTTCAAACTGGGAATGCTACAATATGAATTTACCTGTGGTGAAGGTGACGGATGTTCAAATCGACTATTGTTCACGGAAACTATATGCCTCTACCTATGGAAGAGGAATTTGGGTGGCAGACTTGGCGATTGATCATCAGGTGGAATTGCATGTTACCGAAATCGACGAACCCACAGCACCTTGGGGCAACCGGGAGCAACTCACCGATGTGGTTGTGAAAAGTGGTCATACTTTAACCATATCCGGTACGGTAAAAATGGCCAAGGGTCGTAGCATTATTGTTGAGCAAGGAGCTCAGTTAATTGTGGATGGTGGAACGATTACTTCCCTATGCGATCTCTGGTCCGGAATTAGAGTTTGGGGAAATCCATGTTTGCCTCAAACGACCGCAAATCAAGGAAAAGTTCGCTTAATCAATGGTGCCATTCTTTCTAATGCTGAGAACGCCATTTCCACTTCCAAACAAAATCCTGATGGATCCATTGATTGGGCCAATTCGGGTGGTGCGATTGTTTCGATTGACAATGCAACTTTTAGGAATAACGCCCGGTCCATCGAATTTTTACGTTACCCAAGTGTGAGTAACACCTGTTTTCAAGGTACTTATCCGAATAGAAATGTAAGTCGAATTTCGAATTGCACTTTTGAAACAACGGAGCAAATTCCGGGTCAACTTCCCAATGGTCAATATCGTGATTACTGTGCACCGGCCATGGTAACCTTGTGGGATGTAAACCGGGTATTGTTTTACAATTGCACATTCCGTAACACTAGTCCAGAGCTATTTCCTTATAACTTACTCTCTAACCGAAAAGGTGCGGGAATTTCTTCTCTTGGAGCCAGTTACCTGGTTCATTATTCCACGTTTGAAAACCTGTCGTACGGAATCTTGGATAACAATACGGCCAACTTTACCAAAGGAACCCGTGCTGAGAACAACACCTTCACCAATGTGGAAAGAGCTTTGTCTGTTCGCGGTGGAAGAGGAGATGAACTACGCAACAACACGGTTCATTATGATCCGGGATTTGGATGGGTGGATCCTGCTGATATCGATCGCCATGGAATAGAATTGTACAACAGCCATTATTTCAACGTGTGGGATAATACGGTTAAAACTCTTCCGGGAGGTGCTTTTAGTGGCGTACAGAGAGGTGCCTATGTTGTGAATACGGGGCATTCCTTTTCTGTAGGGACTGGAGATGTGTACCGAAACCTATATGAAAACATGGCCATTGGTATAGCTACCGAAGAGGATAATGCCTACCTACGAATTCGTTGCAATGATTTTAACGACAACCAAGTAACGGATTGGATGAGTAATCAATTTTCTCCGTCAGGTGATCCGGCTAATCAAGGCTCTTGTCTGGCTGGGGATTTGCCTGGAAATGAATTTAAGTTGGTTCCAATGTCATCCGATAAAGAGCACATTGAAAAGCCTACTTCGCCATGGACCATTACGCCTTTTCTGAATTATGAATACGACCTCAATAATACGAGGGCTCCTCAATCTTCGGAAGTAAGCACTTGGGTTCGACTTAAATCATGTGCATCGGCCTCTGCAACTTGTCCGTCCAAAAACCGGAATGGAAATGGTGGGTATTATGGCGACATTCCAATGCGTAAAAATGACCTACAACCTTTGGTTCTTCAGTTGCAAAATGGAGATGATCCAGTAGTGATTGGGAATATCAACGATCCCAATTACCCAACAACAGCTTTGGAAATGGATATCAATCCTTTGCGCCCTCATCTCTCAGACGATATGTTGATTGCTATGATCAATCGGGTACCCGCTTTTTCGGATAGTTACCTGAAATCGGTTTTGGTGGAGCATTCTGGCCTATCGGATACGGTTTATGCTGCGCTTCAGTCCAATCCACTGCCACCGGCAATGATGGCAGAAATTGACGCTGAGCAGGCAGAGATCAGTGATCGTTCTTTGTTGGAAAATCAAATCGCATCTCACCGCAGCCGATTGTTTGAGGCCTGTGGGCAAGTATTAATGAACTTCCAGGATTCCTTGAGCTACGATAGTATTCAGGCCTTTGTAATTCAGCATGGCGATGTAGTGTCGGATGAATACAAAATTGCGACAGCGATAGAGTTGGGGCAATTTACCGATGCACAGAATTACCTGGTTCAGTATCTACCAACGGTTCCGGATGAAGTGGACTTGAAGGATTTTCTTCAACTGAAGTACGATTTGGTATCGCAGGGCAAAAATTGGTATGAAATGGACGCGGCACAGTTGAACACAATCAACACTTTAGCTCCCAAGGAAAACCTGGCTGGAGTTTACGCCAAGTCCGTTCAGATTCTTCTCGGAGGAGATATGTATGATATTCCAACCGGAAATGCCTCAGGCACTCCAAAGCGAAGCCCATTGAGCACGATAAAAACAGCCAAGACTTCGAACCATGTTTGGTCGATTTATCCCAATCCGGCTCGTTCCCAGGTGGAGATTTCCTTTGATGAAACCCTAGATGAAACCATTGATTTGATGATCTATTCCTCCAATGGACAAGTGGTGCATCAGGAGCAATTGGCTGCTGAAAGTAGTTCTACAACCATAGCCGTAAACGACTTAAAACCTGGTGTTTATTTGATCACGGTTCGCTCAGAGTCGCTGAACAAGAACGCCAAATTGGTAGTTGAGTAA
- a CDS encoding SAM-dependent chlorinase/fluorinase, protein MKIVTLTTDLGTDYYNAALKGALFTQCPDATVVDISHHISKYNIVEAAFVLKNTYREFPEGTIHIIGVKPEVTNESVHVGVYYNGHYFIGADNGIFSLLLDGPPEKIVALNIFHDAETMTFPTKDIFVKAASHLVRGGTLEVIGTPKLSLLERQMYRAIAEEDSIRGSVIYVDSYGNVVSNITETLFKQIGRGRDFVISTKVSRYNIHRISSNYSDVTEGERLALFGASGYLEIAMNIGHASNLLGLHINDTVRIDFSNS, encoded by the coding sequence ATGAAGATCGTTACACTCACCACTGATTTAGGTACCGATTATTACAACGCTGCCCTCAAAGGAGCCCTGTTTACCCAATGTCCGGATGCAACGGTAGTGGATATCAGCCACCACATCAGTAAATACAACATTGTGGAAGCGGCTTTTGTGCTCAAAAACACCTACCGGGAGTTTCCCGAAGGCACCATCCACATTATCGGAGTGAAGCCCGAAGTGACCAATGAATCGGTTCATGTGGGAGTTTATTACAACGGCCACTACTTCATTGGAGCAGATAACGGAATATTTTCCTTGCTATTGGACGGACCTCCCGAGAAAATAGTTGCCCTCAACATTTTTCATGATGCGGAAACCATGACTTTTCCGACTAAAGACATTTTTGTAAAAGCAGCATCTCACCTGGTTAGAGGTGGAACGCTTGAGGTGATCGGAACTCCGAAACTCTCCCTGCTGGAAAGGCAAATGTACCGGGCCATTGCGGAGGAAGACAGCATTCGAGGATCGGTAATTTATGTGGACTCCTATGGAAATGTGGTCTCCAACATTACCGAAACCTTGTTTAAACAAATCGGACGGGGTCGTGATTTTGTGATTTCGACCAAAGTGAGCCGATACAACATACATCGCATTAGCAGCAACTACAGCGATGTAACTGAAGGCGAACGATTGGCTTTGTTTGGCGCCTCGGGTTACCTGGAAATTGCCATGAACATTGGTCATGCGAGCAACTTACTTGGCCTTCATATTAACGACACCGTTCGAATAGACTTTAGCAACTCATGA
- a CDS encoding DUF1015 domain-containing protein — MAKITPFKAFRPPRNMVHLVASRSYVSYSRSGLAHKLNTNPYSFIHIINPEFGIKRKTKPNSNQRFENVAKKVQEFIDKGFFIRDNKDTFYLYRQSFHEHQFCGIIAGTSIDDYQNGVIKKHEHTLLKRETVFKTYLETTDINAEPVLMTHPDSANLEAIFERCMKERPEYEFLSSNGANHELWLIQNPEDIQTIQAEYNSFDSLYIADGHHRCASSNLLGQQKRQENPDYTGQEKYNYLMSYIIPESQLWIMEFNRMVEDLNGLSRDEFLDQVRDYFEVSEYKGKKFKPKGYNQIGMYLEGQWYALDAKIGTFDVNHPVEKLDVSILSNNLLDPILGISDLRTDKRVHFVAGDEPLVNMTRQVDSGKMKVAFCLHPITLKQLKEVADNHQYMPPKSTYIEPKIRSGLTLYRISE, encoded by the coding sequence ATGGCAAAGATTACTCCCTTTAAGGCGTTTCGTCCACCTCGCAACATGGTTCACCTGGTGGCCTCTCGTTCGTACGTGTCCTATTCCCGATCAGGGTTAGCTCACAAACTCAATACGAACCCGTATTCGTTCATCCACATTATTAATCCAGAGTTTGGTATTAAAAGAAAAACCAAACCCAATTCGAATCAACGATTCGAAAATGTGGCCAAGAAGGTGCAGGAGTTTATCGATAAAGGATTTTTCATTCGGGATAATAAAGACACCTTCTACCTCTACAGACAATCTTTTCATGAGCACCAGTTCTGTGGAATTATCGCAGGAACTTCGATCGATGACTACCAAAATGGCGTCATCAAAAAGCATGAGCACACGCTGCTCAAAAGGGAAACCGTCTTTAAAACCTACTTAGAAACTACTGACATCAACGCGGAACCCGTTTTGATGACTCACCCGGATAGTGCCAACCTGGAAGCCATTTTTGAACGTTGCATGAAAGAGAGGCCGGAATACGAATTCCTCTCTTCCAACGGAGCTAACCATGAGCTCTGGCTGATTCAGAACCCAGAAGACATTCAAACCATTCAAGCCGAGTACAACTCATTCGACTCCCTATACATTGCCGATGGGCACCACAGATGTGCCTCTTCCAATCTATTGGGGCAACAGAAGCGGCAAGAAAACCCAGACTACACAGGGCAAGAGAAATACAATTACCTCATGTCCTATATCATTCCGGAAAGTCAACTCTGGATCATGGAGTTTAACCGAATGGTGGAAGATTTGAATGGCCTTTCCCGAGACGAATTCCTCGATCAAGTAAGAGACTATTTTGAAGTAAGTGAATACAAGGGCAAGAAGTTTAAACCAAAAGGCTACAACCAAATTGGCATGTATCTGGAAGGACAATGGTATGCTCTTGATGCCAAGATTGGAACCTTTGATGTAAACCATCCGGTGGAAAAACTGGATGTATCCATTCTATCCAACAACCTGTTGGATCCCATTTTAGGTATTTCTGACTTAAGAACAGACAAACGGGTACACTTCGTTGCTGGAGATGAACCATTGGTCAACATGACCCGGCAGGTGGATAGTGGTAAAATGAAGGTGGCATTTTGCCTTCATCCCATTACCCTAAAGCAACTGAAAGAAGTAGCCGATAACCACCAATATATGCCTCCCAAAAGCACCTATATTGAGCCCAAAATCAGAAGTGGCCTTACTTTGTACCGAATTAGCGAATAG
- a CDS encoding YggS family pyridoxal phosphate-dependent enzyme has protein sequence MTSLSDNLNKVHETLPEDVTLVAVSKTKPHEMVQEAYDAGQRVFGENKVQELVGKYEALPKDIEWHLIGHLQTNKVKYIVPFVSLIHAVDSEKLLVEIQKRAQKIDRVQPVLIQLYIAQEESKFGLSQEEALALLDRYDQEDFSHVSIEGMMGMASNSSNQQLVASEFGQLNQFFKEQQALRPYLKTLSMGMSGDYTLAVEQGSNMVRIGSTIFGARNYTK, from the coding sequence ATGACATCCCTTTCCGATAACCTGAATAAGGTCCATGAGACTTTGCCTGAAGATGTAACCTTGGTGGCCGTTTCTAAAACCAAACCCCATGAAATGGTTCAGGAAGCCTATGATGCCGGACAGCGGGTATTTGGTGAAAATAAGGTGCAAGAATTGGTCGGTAAATACGAAGCTTTACCCAAGGATATTGAATGGCACCTCATCGGGCATTTGCAAACAAATAAAGTAAAGTACATAGTACCCTTTGTCTCACTGATTCATGCTGTGGACAGCGAGAAGCTATTGGTAGAAATACAAAAAAGAGCTCAAAAAATTGATCGGGTTCAACCGGTATTAATTCAGCTCTATATTGCCCAGGAAGAATCCAAATTTGGCCTTAGTCAGGAAGAAGCCTTGGCCTTGCTCGATCGATATGATCAAGAAGACTTTAGCCATGTTTCCATTGAAGGAATGATGGGAATGGCGAGCAACTCTTCTAACCAGCAATTGGTAGCATCTGAGTTTGGACAACTTAACCAGTTTTTTAAGGAACAACAGGCATTGCGCCCCTATTTAAAAACCTTGTCTATGGGAATGAGTGGAGATTATACCCTTGCTGTAGAACAAGGAAGTAACATGGTTCGAATCGGAAGTACGATCTTTGGAGCCCGAAATTATACGAAATGA
- a CDS encoding PhoH family protein has protein sequence MQEKIIEFDSENPVEIFGANNANIDLLRHYFPKLKIIARGNTLKVMGSLQELEQFELTIHDIYNHYKRFNKLTQADIERVMERDAVQNDPESKQNETILYGVNGEPIKARTPNQAQMVEAVEQSDLLFAIGPAGTGKTYTAVALAVRALKDKEVKRIILTRPAVEAGENLGFLPGDLKEKLDPYLQPLYDALRDMIPSDKLGALMEKGVIQIAPLAFMRGRTLDRAFVILDEAQNATESQLKMFLTRMGRSAKFVITGDLTQIDLPSRQRSGLVQANKILPGTSGIAFIYLNEKDVIRHKLVRSIIRKYADYDKKQEQENE, from the coding sequence TTGCAGGAAAAGATCATTGAATTTGATAGTGAGAATCCAGTAGAAATTTTCGGAGCCAACAACGCAAACATCGACCTGCTTCGCCATTACTTTCCCAAACTCAAAATTATTGCCCGGGGCAACACGCTTAAGGTAATGGGTAGCCTGCAGGAATTGGAGCAATTTGAGCTGACCATTCACGATATATACAACCACTACAAACGATTTAATAAGCTCACCCAAGCAGATATCGAGCGGGTGATGGAGCGCGATGCGGTTCAAAATGACCCGGAGAGCAAACAGAATGAAACCATTCTTTATGGAGTGAATGGCGAGCCGATTAAGGCCCGAACTCCCAATCAAGCTCAAATGGTGGAGGCGGTTGAACAAAGTGACCTGCTGTTTGCCATTGGCCCGGCGGGTACGGGTAAGACCTACACAGCCGTTGCTTTGGCCGTTAGAGCCTTGAAAGACAAGGAGGTAAAGCGTATCATTTTGACCCGTCCAGCTGTGGAAGCAGGAGAAAACCTGGGATTCTTACCAGGTGATCTGAAAGAAAAGTTGGATCCCTACTTACAACCGTTGTACGATGCCTTAAGGGATATGATACCATCCGATAAGCTCGGAGCTTTGATGGAAAAAGGGGTAATTCAAATTGCTCCGTTAGCCTTTATGCGTGGACGGACCCTTGATCGGGCCTTCGTGATTTTGGATGAGGCACAAAATGCTACCGAGAGTCAGCTCAAGATGTTTCTGACTCGAATGGGGCGTTCAGCCAAGTTTGTGATCACAGGAGACTTAACACAAATAGACCTTCCGAGCAGGCAGCGAAGTGGTCTGGTACAAGCCAACAAGATTTTGCCAGGAACCAGCGGTATAGCCTTTATTTACTTGAATGAAAAAGATGTGATCCGCCACAAACTGGTTCGATCCATCATTCGCAAATACGCCGATTACGATAAAAAACAAGAACAGGAGAATGAGTAA
- a CDS encoding phosphoribosylaminoimidazolesuccinocarboxamide synthase, whose protein sequence is MSNTLTDGRFEFPGQTTYYHGKVREVYSIGEDLLVMVASDRISAFDFILPKGIPFKGQVLNQIASRFLDATSDIVPNWKLDTPDPQVTIGKRCEPFKVEMVIRGYLSGHAWREYKAGRRMICGVAMPEGMKENDRFPEPIITPATKAEEGHDEDISREEIIAQGIVSEADYIELENYTRALFQRGTEIAAEKGLILVDTKYEFGKDMDGVITLIDEIHTPDSSRYFYADGYQERQDRDEKQKQLSKEFVREWLMANGFQGLEGQSMPEMPDDFVQTVSDRYIELFEKITGESFQKGDVSQLSNRVEGSVNSWLEANA, encoded by the coding sequence ATGAGTAATACATTGACGGATGGAAGGTTCGAATTTCCAGGGCAAACGACCTACTACCACGGAAAAGTAAGAGAAGTTTACAGCATTGGTGAAGATCTTTTGGTCATGGTGGCTTCTGACCGAATCTCTGCCTTCGATTTTATTCTCCCCAAAGGAATTCCCTTTAAAGGACAGGTGCTCAACCAGATTGCCTCCCGCTTTTTGGACGCTACTTCTGACATTGTTCCCAATTGGAAACTGGATACTCCAGATCCTCAGGTAACCATTGGAAAAAGATGCGAACCGTTTAAGGTTGAAATGGTGATTCGCGGTTACCTTTCTGGTCATGCCTGGCGTGAATACAAAGCCGGTAGAAGGATGATTTGCGGTGTGGCTATGCCTGAAGGGATGAAAGAAAACGACCGTTTTCCAGAGCCCATCATTACACCAGCCACTAAGGCCGAAGAGGGCCATGATGAAGATATTAGCCGGGAAGAGATCATTGCTCAGGGCATTGTATCGGAAGCGGATTATATCGAATTGGAAAACTACACTCGGGCTTTGTTTCAACGAGGAACTGAAATTGCTGCAGAGAAAGGCCTCATCCTGGTGGACACCAAGTATGAATTTGGAAAGGACATGGATGGAGTGATTACCCTGATCGATGAGATACACACGCCTGATAGTTCTCGTTATTTCTATGCTGATGGCTACCAAGAACGTCAGGATAGAGATGAAAAGCAGAAGCAGTTGTCCAAGGAGTTTGTTCGTGAATGGCTTATGGCAAATGGCTTCCAAGGGTTAGAGGGACAATCCATGCCCGAGATGCCCGATGACTTTGTACAGACCGTGAGTGATCGATACATTGAACTCTTCGAGAAGATTACCGGAGAATCCTTTCAAAAAGGGGATGTATCACAACTTTCCAATCGCGTAGAAGGTAGCGTCAATTCCTGGCTTGAGGCCAACGCCTAA